The stretch of DNA GTAGCCGACGGAGGTCCCGACGAACGCCTTGCGCGGCGTGTGCGAGTGCCGGGCGTAGTCCGCCACGAGCGGCACCCAGGAGACGGTCACGCCGATGACGGTGTCCACCGCCACCCAGAAGCCGTCCCAGCCGCCGTCGTTCAGCGCGGGCAGCGGGTGCCGCAGCAGCTGCACGGCCAGGTACGCCAGCGCCACCATCACGACGATGGTCACGTACTTGCGCAGCACGCGGATCCACGCCAGCGGCCGCAGCGCGAGGGCGGTGCTGAGCACGCCTGCCGCCACCGCATAGGCCCAGCGCGGCACGCCCGGCGCCAGCTGGCTCAGCGCCGTGCTGATGGTGACCAGCTCGAACGTGGTCCACCCGATCAGCTGGACGATGTTGAGCACCGTCGGCACGTACGACGCCCGGGTGCCGAACAGGCCGCGGAGCAGCACCATCGACGGCGCACCGGTCCGGGCGCCCGGGATCGCGATCGCCCCGATGCCGAGCGACCCCAGCACGGTGCCGACGACCACCGCGACCAGCGCGGCGCCGAGCGACATGCCGGGGTCGGCGACGGGCACGAGCACGAAGATCGCGCCGGTGAACCCGAGCAGGCTCACGCCGAGGTTGCCCCACAGGCCCAGCTGGTCGGCCAGCCCCAGCACCCGTGGTGCCGGTGCCTCGAGGGTCAGCGGCGCCTCGGTGGGACGGTCCTGAACTGCTGTCATCGAATGCCTCCCTACGCCGGCATTACCCGGTCAGGTTCGTACGGTCGGCGACGCCTGGATGTCGCCCTCTCAGCCCGGTCGTGCCCGAGCTCCCGTGTGTGCGAGGCGACGGTACCCCTGTCCTGGCGCGGCGAGCACCTGCGCCCGGGAGCCGGTGGTGTCCTGCACCGGAGCTGCACCGGTCTGGCGGGGTCGAGCGCACCGGTCGGTCTGCCGACGGGCTCCCTCGGCCCATGCCGACGACGGGTTCGGCACAGGATCTCGGCATGTACCCCTCGTGTACGTACACCAGGCGTACGGCGCCGCAGCGGTGGTCGGTCTCGCTGGACCTCAGGGCTCAGGGCCGGTCGGTAGAGGCCGTCCGACGAATGCGCCGGCCCGCGGAGTGATCGCCTCCTCCGAGGCCTGACCAGGGCGTACGGCCCGCTCGGCACGCGTCCAGGGTCGCCCCCGCACGGGGCGGCACCTGTCCAGTCGGGTGGTCCCGCAGAGGTGGGTGCGTGGGACGGGATGATGGGACGACGAGGCGCAGTGCCGCGACCGGAAGAGGTACCCAGATGAACGACGAGCTGGCCCCCGCGGGCCGCGAGCGCAAGGTGGCCCCGGCCGCGCCCGATGCGGAGAGCGAGGCAGCCGCCCCGGCGCGAGTGCCCATCACCAGCGTGCTGTTCCGCCAGGTCGGCACGCTCGCCGGTGGCGCGCTGCTGGGCCAGGCGACGTGGGGCACGGGGTGGTTCGTCGCCGTCGTCGCGGCCGTGCTGGTGATCGAAGGGCTGATCGTCTGGGACTGGCGGCACCCGAAGCGTCGGTCGTAAGCGCGTCGTCGTCGCGCCGTAGCGTGCGGGGGTGACCGACGTGCAGGCCGCGAGCGCGGCAGCGGGGAGCCTCGACGAGCTCGACGCCGCGCTGGTCGAGTGCCGGGCGTGCCCGCGACTGGTCGCCTGGCGGGAGGCCGTCGCGGCAGCGCCGCGGGCGGCGTTCCGGGGCCAGACGTACTGGGCGCGGCCCGTGCCGGGGTTCGGCGACCCGCACGCGCCGATCATGGTGGTCGGCCTGGCGCCCGCCGCGCACGGCGCGAACCGCACGGGTCGGATGTTCACCGGCGACCGGTCCGGCGACTTCCTGGTGGCGGCGATGCACCGCGCCGGGCTGGCCAACCAGCAGGTCAGCATCAGCGCCGACGACGGGCTGGTGCTCACCGGCATCCGGATGACGGCCCCGGTCCGGTGCGCCCCACCGGCCAACGTGCCGGCGCCGGAGGAGCGGCGGACGTGCGCGCCGTGGCTGGGCCGCGAGCTGGAGCTGGTGCGGCCGCGGGTGCTGGTGGTGCTCGGCGGGTTCGGGTGGCAGGCGGTGCTGACGACGCTGAGCGAGCAGGGGTGGGCGGTGCCGAGGCCGCGGCCGGCGTTCGGGCACGGTGCCGAGCTGACGCTGACCAGGGACGATGCGTCGCTGGTGCTGGTCGGCTGCTTCCACGTCAGCCAGCAGAACACCTTCACCGGCCGGCTGACGCCCGCGATGCTGGACGCCGTGCTGGAACGGGCGAAGGAGCTGGGCGGGGAATGAGCGCCGCGCATGCGGCCAGGCTCGAGACCGCTGTCGCCGTGTCGCTGGAGGAGGTCGGATGCCGTCCCCGCAGTCGCTGAGCGAGGCCGAGCGCCGCACGGTCGCCGCGTGGGCCGCCGACTGTGCCGAGCACGTGCTGCCGATCTTCGAGGCCGAGGCGCCCGACGACGACCGGCCACGGGCACTCGTCGAGCGCACCCGTGCATACGCCCGCGGGGAGCTCAGCGCCGCCGAGGAGATCCGCCGGCGGTTCGTCGGGACCGTCGGCCGGGGCGAGGTCACGGCTCCCGCCGCTGCGGCTGCCGCCCGGGCCGCGGGTCAGGCGGTCGCCGTCTGCCACATGGGCGCGCACGCCCTGGGTGCCGCGGCGTACGCCGCCCGCGCCGTCGCCATTGCGCAGCCGGACAG from Cellulomonas sp. NTE-D12 encodes:
- a CDS encoding cytosine permease → MTAVQDRPTEAPLTLEAPAPRVLGLADQLGLWGNLGVSLLGFTGAIFVLVPVADPGMSLGAALVAVVVGTVLGSLGIGAIAIPGARTGAPSMVLLRGLFGTRASYVPTVLNIVQLIGWTTFELVTISTALSQLAPGVPRWAYAVAAGVLSTALALRPLAWIRVLRKYVTIVVMVALAYLAVQLLRHPLPALNDGGWDGFWVAVDTVIGVTVSWVPLVADYARHSHTPRKAFVGTSVGYAVTQFACYALGLLALVTVAGRDPDKIFGSFIAVPLGALVFGVLTIRELDQSFADTYSTAVSVQNLRPRWDRRVLALVIGAVSTVAAVALNIADYESFLLLIGSVFVPLLGVLLVDWFWLRRGRWDLSTGSRTRWATLIAWAAGFVAYQLVNPGALTWWVPIWSHLGSTLHFTAPSWLGASLFSFVVAGVVAALVSPLLRGPAVPDDLTTYDETRDEAPAEAELVAQDEEGAR
- a CDS encoding uracil-DNA glycosylase is translated as MTDVQAASAAAGSLDELDAALVECRACPRLVAWREAVAAAPRAAFRGQTYWARPVPGFGDPHAPIMVVGLAPAAHGANRTGRMFTGDRSGDFLVAAMHRAGLANQQVSISADDGLVLTGIRMTAPVRCAPPANVPAPEERRTCAPWLGRELELVRPRVLVVLGGFGWQAVLTTLSEQGWAVPRPRPAFGHGAELTLTRDDASLVLVGCFHVSQQNTFTGRLTPAMLDAVLERAKELGGE
- a CDS encoding putative immunity protein, yielding MPSPQSLSEAERRTVAAWAADCAEHVLPIFEAEAPDDDRPRALVERTRAYARGELSAAEEIRRRFVGTVGRGEVTAPAAAAAARAAGQAVAVCHMGAHALGAAAYAARAVAIAQPDRPEAAEEELDWQLDHMSPEVRAALRTLPPAGRDRSGPLGPGLLTSGPVGQILRDLQTRLAATSSG